Genomic DNA from Polyodon spathula isolate WHYD16114869_AA chromosome 8, ASM1765450v1, whole genome shotgun sequence:
taccaaccaccaccaaaacacaagcaaaacacCACAATATCTACAGTTagagctcttgctctgccacatttACAGATAAGTAGTTCTATGATAACATTTTGATGGGTTACGATgcttgatttataaaataaaaagtgtaaataGAGAAAATAATACTTATGACATATGTAATTTTCAGGGTTTATAGAACCcagagtgtggcaggctggcgagtggatagaggcccagagacagactgcagttcaaaaaaataactattttattataaataaacacaaaaatgaaagggcacaagggccaaaataaaacaatttaaacacaaagaaagacaaaaagcaaaatttacaaaaataacagtttccaggctgggcaatgccttcactggattcaagttttccaaacaaccaaaaaaaaccaacctgcttcctcagctccctctctccaaatgagaagcagaggcctccttttatatcaggtggctgggcgctgattgatcgttaatcaacctaatcaaccccagccacctgaacataataaacccaggcaggtaggggaagttaaccccatccctgccaatttaaagggcagagctttgctctgccacacagagattattttcaataaaagcGAGACTGATTTAAAGGTAGAGACTGAGAGACTGATTTAAGGTAGAGACTGAGAGACTGATTTGCTGAGCCATGTTTCTTCCTCATTATGTGCTCTATTCATCCCTTCTAAATAGTATGCAAATGACAACGTCCAGTTCCTAAGTCctgtcctgtttttttatttttatgtacaacCCACTAACAGAATTACTACAGTCTCAAAGCTTTTgtgaatttaattaattacacTGGGTAAAGACACGActtactgtcaagttactatttgattattatttggAAACAGTTCTCCATTTTGGAAAAGttcacacaaaaatataatttagagAGTATTTCAATTGCACACTGAGACATCTTTACAGATAAATGCCAAGATACAAATGTATATTTCACATAAAAAAGAGGAACTGCAGAGGTAGTAGTCACTTGTGCATTGTGCTTGTGTATTTTGTTATACAAGAAAAGCTAATTAAGTGAAGCCATCATGGTGAGTTTTAAAAGACATCTAATTGGTTATATGTATATAAAGAGAAGGCTGTGATGTATGGTAACTgaagcacatttaaaacattatgtGGTGTATCATCTTAAGGACTTCATCCTACATTGTAAACTGAGTGTACATGAATAAGTCTCATTGAATAGTTTAACAGACAAAACCTAAAGGCCTTGCTGATCTTTCCAGCCCAAGTTCAAGAAGCAACAGCTTGCTTAAAAGCTTATGTGACCCTTCACCTTTAACCCTTTTTGGTACAAGGGATACAtttgtcccacaaataaaatgatgctaactttctaactttaaaatttactgacaggttggcgCAGCTCATAAAATGGTCCTTCTTAGAGAATACTTTAAGAACTGCGCGATCTGTGCAGCCGCCGAAGCTTGTCACTGCGTGACCTGTGACCGTTTTGCGTCCGAGCTCACACAGATGGCGAACTAGAACAGGTTTTGTGCAGAATTTTGtgcaaattgggccttatgaaacaatttgtcagagctctagataaggagtcggcagccttcaagtaccttcaagacttcttccctaagttgtctgaggcaaaggtcaaagctggtgtcttcgtcggaccacagataaagaagatcctggagtgcaatgaattccccaagaagctcactagtaaggagaaagctgcttggaacagctttgtcacagtggttcgaggcttcctgggcaatcacaaggccgaaaactatgtggagctggttgagactctggtgaagaactacggcacaatgggctgtaggatgtccctcaaagtccatatctttgatgctcatcttgataaattcaaggagaacatgggagcgtactcagaggagcaaggcgagcgcttccaccaggatatactggaccttgaacgtcgctaccaaggacagtataacgagaacatgatgggagactacatttgggggctgattcgtgaaagtaatttacagtataatcataactctcgaaaaactactcacttctaaatcatttgtagccatttttgtattactttagtataaatacatgttaatttggattcatatgttgtttttttctgactttatgtgaacgaaaagacacaaattcgctcattttctcattgaaaataggtacatttcaaaatatcactgtcctggtcacaaaagcaaagtttgtggggaataatagccattttctatacttttgaggcataagcaattaggaaataacacttactaccaaggaacaaaaattgtgttacatagtgtaatctgcgCGTCTCGAATGCAACCAGCACCAAGAACGCAGCCACATTCTTTGCGTAGCCTGATACAACGACCCGGACTGCCTGACTGCACAGGGCCGCTGCCTGACTGCCCAGTGCCACCACCTGACTACACAGAGCCACTGCCAGAATGCCTGCTGGAAGCGCCGGAGGGCCCCACGCCACCGCCAGCATTGCTACTGCCGGCACTGGCCCTGCTGGAGTGCACCTCACCACCACAGCATTGCCTGCACTTGTAAAGATGGTGCTAAAGTCACTCAGGTTTTGAGGGCAGGAAGGGGGTTAAACGGGCACCCCACCTACCCCCCTTTGGCCTGAAGTATGTGGCTgtggaccaatgggatgtgtaagCTTTGAATAAAGGGGCGGGGCTGGGGTTATAAGAGGCGCTGCAACGCCTTATTGTTGTCTTGTTGTGGTTGCCATGGTTCCTGAGAAGCTGACTGAGAGCtgctgactctgtgtgtgtggggagaaaGGGGCTGAATAAAGCTTTGGAACAAAGAACAAGTGTGTCTGTCTCCTGTTTTCTGACTGCCCTGTTAAATGCTACAatatacatacgtacatacatacatacatacatacatacatacatacatacatacatacatacataaaaacaaaccacacacacgcacaaacacacactcctATGTAAACAGACACTACAGGGATGTGCCTTCAGCCCCTTCAAGTAATTCTAGTACACCCAGCGCCCAGGATTGCAGTGTTATTGCACTTAttaggtggatttttttttttttttttttttttttaaataaaaatatatacacattttttattgtgggttaatattttttaattaaagatatatacacattttttatttccaatgaaatataaatgtattttgttcaatATATTACTAAGCTAGGGACAACACTCCCCTTACATATGCTTTAATTATATGAACATACCTACGTCTGTACTATTAATGTTACTGGAATCTCTTTCGGAATCTTTCAATGAAAAATTGGCTTAGAAAATGCCTCTTAGTCGTTTACAGTGATGGTTttgtgcagtattattattattattattattattattattattattattattttactagcAATGACGTATGTGGTGCCATCCAagataacattgtaataatataaGTGATTAGTGGAAAAACAGTGGTCATGTTTCACACACCCTGACTAGGTGGCAGGAGCAGGTTTCCTAATTAAGGTATATCCTTGACTACACCCCTCTCTGTCTGTCAGCACTCCTCTGTTTTTTGTAGTCGTGGCTGTTCCAGCGGAGCACCTCTAAGAACTACACGATCTGTGCAGCCGTCGAAACTCGTCACTGCGTGACCTGTGACGGTTTTGCGTTCGAGCTCACACAGATGGCGAACTAGAACGTGTTTTGCGGAGAATCTGCGCACATTGATGAAAATCTGCGCGTCTCGAACGCAGCCACATACTTTGCGTAGCCTGATAGAACGACTCGGATGTTGTTACTATGCTTGTGAGGCGCTCGTCTATGAAAGTATGGAAGGTTGCAGAGTTATGAATGGTGGCGAAGAGAAGGCACATAAACAACAGAAAACTATTTCTAAGGAACTGCTGTCTGTTGGAAATGGAGGAGGTATGTGACAATTTAGTTGCAAATCTCTCAGTTCAAACTTATTTTCTCGATTATTTCCGCTATTTCATAACGATCGGAACTAAAATatcgcgcatatatatatatatatatatatatatatatatatatatattgcttgcataagtattcaaccgccacatattaatatttggtagagccacctttcgcagCAATAACAGCtataagtcttttggggtaagtatgtaccaactttgcacacagtgacggagtgattttggccaattcttcttggcagatttgctccaggttgttcaggttggttggacgacgcttgtggacagcaattttcaaatagtgccacagattctcaatgggattgagatcaggactttgactggaccactctaggacattcacctttttgttgttgagccactccaatgttgctttggccttgtgcttgggatcattgtcctgctgaaaggtgaatttcctcccaagcttcagttttttagcggactgaagcagattctcttgcagtatttacctgtattttgctccatccattcttccttcaattgtaacaagatacctAGTCccagctgatgagaagcatccccacagcatgatactgccaccaccatacttcactgtagggatggtgtgtcttgaggcatgggcagtgttaggtttgcgccacacatattgctttgagttttggccaaaaagcgctatcttggtctcatctgaccacaaaaccttttcccacatcgcagctgggtcactctcatgctttctggcaaactccaaacgtgctttcagatggtactttttgagtaatggcttttttcttgccacccacccatacaggccagtgttatgcagagctcttgatatggttgactggtgcaccattactccactcccagccactgaactctgtagctcctacAAAGTGATTGTTGtcctctctgtggtttctctcacaagtctcctccttgtttgagcgcagAGTTTTGAGGATAGGCCTTTTCtctggcagtgcctgggtgatgtgatgcagcttccacttcctgattatgaGATATGCAAAcccttggatattattttgtaccctttccctaatctatgcatttgtattactttatctctcaCTTCTGTAGAATtctgtttgttcttcattttccttcagatttacagccttaccaatgatccttcagcagtggggtttttatccaggaaatgtgacagcaactttaatgtttcacaggtggaggccaatggtaaggtaattgtgtttttgttagggcaatttctttcatctgtgcaaactgggagcttccatagcacaggggttgaatacttatgcaagcaagatatttcagttttttatttttcttaaaaatatttcccaacataaaaccaatgtcaccttacaataattgattctgagtttcagtgtttaaaaataaaatatcaaacagaacgaaatttcaatgtaccatttgtaattcggtaatatgagagaattggtcaagggtctgaatacttttgcaaggcactgtatatatatatatatatatatatatatatatatatatatatatatatatatatatatatatacagtgccttgcaaaagcattcatatatataacacagcacaACATGTAATTTGTATTGAACAGATAAACAGTTATGCAGGTAACACACCTTTTACTTATGCAATGTTTTAaaacttatgtatttattttccacagGCATTCATGACAAACTGCTCCTAAACTCGAAGCGCTCCAGTAAAAACGGGACTTCCTCGCAGACTGTGAAGGTCCCAAGGAGCAGTGGTGTGTTTAGATTTCCATATGAGGAATACCTACCAGCTGTCATAGTCCCAAAGGCTACACGTTTCTATTCTGTTGGTTGGGGTGTTTGACTGTAGTACTGTGGGGGTGGAGGGTTTAAGTGGCTGTCCATATTGGCTCATcactccgttttttttttttttttaattttattttcttgaatgggacattttagaaattaatttaaaaaaaaagttaagattcTTAATGGTGTGTGTCATTTTTAATTGTCTataatgatgtttgcaatcaaaGTTGTTCTGGGTTTGGTTGCTGTAATATTAAGGTatcatttttcttaaaattttCCTTTACTTGGCATGTAGTGAACAGGTTAGCAGAGGTAAAAGGTCAGGCATAGTCATATGATTTGAATCCAATGGGGTGTTCTTTTCAGGCACTTGGGATCCACAGCCAAGCTCAGTGCAAGCTACAAGCCAGGTTAAGGCAGACTGAGTTATTTTAGTTGTGTTCCCACTCGTGTGCACACTCACACTTTGTACCTGACAGAAGTGTTTTCAGTTATTGTGTGCATGCCTTTTTAAGGGAACTATTAATTTCTGTGTTCCAGTATTAGACAGACTGCAGAGTTTTCTCCCACAGATGGCCCAGGCCAATGAGAGACTGAAACTACAGATGGAGGAATCTCCAGCTGGCCAGTTCGATATTGAGAACATTGAAGGCAATTCTGAGAAAATCATTGAGATGGTAAAGTGTAATTTACAATATTAGTCAGTAAATACGTGACACCAAAAGTAACTCTTTAAATAGGGTGTATGAGCAGTGAGGACTACACTAACTTGACAGAATCCAAATCTTCTCTCGGTCCAtgatagtgtatatatatatttttttttaaacaacttgacTTGGACAGTAGAATGGTGAAGGAGCAGATTTGAATTGTGTGTGATAATGGTGTAAAACCCATCTTTAGTTTCTTTTGGACTGCTGATAATTGACTGGAAATGGTTTAGAAGATAGTGAGACTGTATTGTGGGTGTACTATATTACAGAATGGTTTCCTGATCTCTCTTGCTGACTAAGTTTCTGATTCCTCGCCAGGATGTGGCGTTAGTGGAAGTAGATGATTTTGACAGCTGTGAAACAGAAGAATCTGAATCGGAGGATGAAAGCTCTCAGTCTGAGGAGGAGTATGGGGCCAGTGATATGAGGGAAGACCAACTCAAGTTACCTGGGAGTCGGGTGATGAGGAAAGGGAAGATTGAAGTGCTAGAGAGCATGAATGGTTAGCCAATGTGGAAAAGCACTTATTTGCTGAACCTCATTTATTGAAAGACTTGAAAGGGACCCAGGATCATGAAATCATAACCTGCAGGGTTGTTGTTCTGTACTTCAAAACATTTACCcaagaaaaactaaaatgctttAGGTCTGACTTAAAATAGTCAGTTAGTATCAAGGAGTGgtcagaatgtgttttttttgcctGCTGTGTCCGTGAATCTTCAAGctgttgttgtattttgttggATATTTGTACAACTTGACAAATTCAAAATCTGCCCAGACAAAATATGTCCtctcatttgtaattttatttaggGAGGACTTTTCTTCTGGTATCCCCAAAGCAGTTATAGGTCCTGAGTAAAAGCCAGATGACTGGATACTTGGGATGAATCTGGGATATTTAGTGCATGcagacagtatttatttaacaacTGGAGAATTAATGCCTTAATGTTCCAAGCAGAGGCAGTACCAGGCATCTCCACACATAGCTCAGTTATTGGATTTCCCTAGTGCTTTGTGTGCCTGCTGGCAAAGTGCTTTGTGGGGCCAGCTGTAATATTGATTATGTGATGTGAAAAGGGTCTGGGAAACACTGATTTCATCTTTTGATCAATGCAGACCTGAGTTTATATCTGTAGCCCATAGCATTAGCTACCCATTTATTTAGTTACCCTACCTTGactgaaacaaaatattttttaaagatcatGATATAGATGGATAtctgttttatataatgtatataatattttgGGATTGATATGGTAATGCTTATGTTAAAAGTTAAGTATGTGAGTTCTGCTTTTTCGTTTGTAAAAGTAATAGAGAAAGGTATTGATTTTATACTTTGTGTTTCAGTTGGCTAAAATGTCCAAACATtataataatcctttttttttcactgtttgtttttcctaTTCACACAACATATAAGAAGCAGtgctgagttttgtttttgtgaacagAATCATTAAAACATTTGCCAAGAAAAGTCCAAATGGTCatacatacaagaaaaaaaagtttatttacttGAAATATTTGTATAGGGTAGCCCTTTGTACAGGCAACAAGGGTCAGTAGCCCAGTTTATAAGGAGGTGCatacaggttttaaaatgcaatgaTGCTGGTCAATTTTAgttcagaataaaaaaagaaatgaaatcttTGCTGTAACATCTTTCCattacatgtttatatttatcCACATTTCTCAAAATGTCCACTTCATCTGAAAGTGGTACTGGTACATAAGCAGCTAAAGCATGTTGGATATATGGCCTATTAACCCTATACAATATGCTTATTCACTGCACACAGCAAGTTTTAGTAGCAAATTTTGGCATGATAGCTAAACACTGGTCATTTAAATTCAAGGGACATGGTTAAATGTATGGCAGGtctaaaagtattatttatttattatacttttgGCACAGTTTAGGTATACTGTAACTATTGAGCTAAACAATCAATGTATCCATTACAGGCTTATCACCATCTCACAGGGTTTTTAAAAGGTATGAAAAGAAACTAGGTTTAAGTCATGGAAAGAAAGAAGTTAAAGGATCTGAGGTTTCATGGGAAGGTATTGTGTGCCTTGTTTCCATCTGCAGCTGGGACTCTGCAGCCTGTTATTACACGCTTGCAGAAATTGGCCTGCTGTCTTAAGTTATGTAATGAGCACCACATTAGTTAAACCTGCACTGTAGAACAGAGGGCTCTCAGTTAGTTATACTGTTAGAGGTAGATTGAGAAGttaataaatatgaattatacaaaaatatgtttaatatgatTTTGTGTAATGTGTGGATACATGTTGGACTGTAGCAGCCATATTTTTATATTAGAACAATGTgggagtggtttcattgtgcagATGGAAACTGCATTATTAGTGGGGCTAGAAATAAAGTTGTCTAATATATTCTCCATGAGTTATAGTAATAGTCTAAAAGTTTTGGttgatataaaatgtaaaataaaatacaatgaaataaacaaTCTTGTATTACATTAATACTGTTAATAGTTGaagcatttttataaatataaaacatgctcTTTGTCAAAAACATGCTGAATGCACACAGGCCACATTAACTGTCAGCCATCCAATTTCATCTCGGTGGTATGATGTCTTCAGATTTGGTAAATGATCTTGAGATTGCCCATTACCTGTGTTTCTGGACTCAACTTAAAGGAagtgaaggaaggaaggaaaattGTGACAAAACCTGCATATGTCATGGGTGGAGAACAACTCGGTCTTTTTTCCCCaatatttcataattaaaaaatcaGTAGGCACATGGATGTAGTGGTGAATGTAAGATGCATCAATTAATTAGATGTCcacttatttagttttttttttttttcttgctgtatgAATTAACGACTGAATCCTGTTAGAATAAGGTGCTTGAGAGAGAATGGAATCTTCAGTTAGGATGGGTGATTACTCTTTAGCAGCTTTTGAATGAACTCTTCACTCAGTATTCCACAGTCACCGCTTTAGTCCTGAGGTATTCATGGAGAGCTTCTTCTCCTGTGTGGGGGAAAAaggaaataagaaaataatgaagTCTGCTTTTTAattcggtggggggggggggggggagtacaaTTAATGTAGTGCACTTGATGTGGAATCATAGTGAAGTCTGAAATAGTATACATAAAAGGCTGGTTTTCACAGGCCCTGTACATGGTCGACCTCACCTagggtaacattaggtagtccaggattagtgcacATTGTGGTCTGGAAAACGAGCCAACAGTCTTGATGTTGTAAAGTTTGTCTATAGATTTACTTGTACGATTGCGGCAGACAAATTAAAGAAAAGTTTAATTAAATGGGCCTCTGACAAGAACACATCGTCTCACTCCCAACACCCATCTCCCTAGGTAACTAGCCTGCCATTGGGGCTATTAACCATTCCCTTTTCTAAAGTTGCATCAGCAACAGTCATATTATTACATGGTGTAACAGGAGTAGGTGCAGGGAGGAATGTGGTACTGATAGTAAGGGTGCAGAGCAAATTCAGATGTTATAAGTGGATAAATAAGGCTCACAGTAAGGTCACATATATGCAGCGTTTCATTTGCAGAAGTACAAGCTATAGTCTTATTATGCATATGCTAGCTTGCAAGAAAAAGACAATCATAACTGTTCAATAACATGCAGTCCACCACACTTCTTGGTGTTGCTTGGTGTTGGAAACTATTTGGGGATTTTGGAGCCGACTGCTCAGTTTGATCCATTTGTGACAGATCGTATGGCTAAATTCGGACATAAGAGTAAAGGTAATCCATCTTATCCGTAATCTGTTATCAAGACCTTGTGAAGAATTCATTGATTTGATGGggcagaaaattaaaaacaatagcaGCAGAACTGCAACAAGCCAAATATTTTTCAGTGATCGTGGATTCGACACCAGATTTATCACGTGTTGATCAGCTGACTTTTGTATTCAGATTTATCAATTCAGACGGGTAAATTGTTGAACGATTTATTGGATTTAAGccaatagagaatcatacaggTGCAAGCCTTGTTGATTGCGTACTTGCAATGGTGAACAACTTGGATTTGGACATCTCTAATTGCCATGGACAATCATAACAATGCCAGCAATATGCTGGGACGACACAACGGTCTGCAGGCAATAACTCAAGTTATTCACTACGTTCCTTGTGCTGCCAATTCTTTAAATTTAGTGGGAATTAATAGTATTAACAACTCTTGTTCAAATactattatttctattttttctattttattactatttttctgGTTTCTACAGTCGCTATATGCTTTTTGCTCAGCATCCACATATCGTTGGAAACAGGTTTTCTGTAATGAGGGTAGCCAGTCATTCTTGACACTCAAAAGTCTGTCGGACACAATGGTGCAGTCGCACAGATTCCACAAAAGCTCTGTGTCAGAACTACAATACAATTCAGCAATCCCTAGAAGACCTGTGAAAAGATATGAACCAGTCATGACACCTGACTGGAAGCTGCTTCCCTTCAGAGCAAGATGAAGCAACTGGAAACTGCCTTTATAGCACAATTTTGGGACACCATTAATGGTTTAAAATGACCAGTTTGCAGTTACAGAAAAGCTACATTGTCCTGAATACAGCAGTTCAGTTACTGCAATCACTTGAATTATTTGTGGCTTCCCTGCGAGATCAATTCCATAATTTTGAAAATGGTGCTAAAAACACATGCAAGACTGTTTCACAAAATTATCAAAGTGATCTGACTCGAACTCGAAAAATGAAAGCAGTTTGCAGATGAATCAGGAGAACCTGAGACCTTACTTGAGGAAAGTCAAAAGTTTCGCATTGAGACTTTCTATGTTGTAACTGACCAGTTATTAGCTTGTCTTCACCACCGACCGGATGGTTATAGGATGCTGAATGATAGCTTTGGAGTGCTGTTTGAACACAATTTGTTTGACATAACTGACATTCGGAAGCGTGCCGCTGAACTTGCTGCAGTTTACCCCAATGACTTGGAAAAGAACTTTCCTGATGAACTCATACAACTCAAATTCTTTGTACAGGATAAGCCATACAAATCTCCTGCAAAATTTCTGCAAGTTTAATGCAAAGTGGCCTCCAGTCAACATTCCCTAACGTGTACATTGCTCTTAAACTTTTCCTGACCCTACTTGTTACAAACTGTGAAGGAGAACACACATTCTCGACGATAACAAGGACAAAAAATGAACTGAGATCAACAATGCATTAAAGGCGACTGAATGCCTTGTGTCTAATGGCAATTGAGTCAGAACTGGTGCGACAAATTGACTTTGATGACATTGTACCAAATTTTTCCTCTGTCAAAAGAAGAAACCCTTTAGAAACCTAAACATTTAATGGGTCTATTTATTGATGCATTTTGATACATTCATGTTTTAATAGGGTGGGGGCTTCCAATTTTCTTTGTGACCAGGGCCCCAATAAATCTTAATCCGCCGATGATCTCACAACACTTTTCTGTTTAAGAAATATCTGTCAGCAACTGAAACCAGATTTTGGGCTGATAGTAGAATTACTTTATATTGACACTGATATGTAAAGACACACTTGGTGTACCATTTTTTCTAAGATATATTTCAGTATCATCTTGCCAAGacccaaacattttaaaagataaaatgtatgaatacaAGTATTTTACTAGAGTGGAGTTCAGAGTGTCTCTCTTACCAAGGTCCTTCCCAAAGCCGGACTGTTTGAAGCCCCCAAATGGTGAGGCCACGTCGGTCTTGTTGTAGGTGTTTATGAACACAGTCCCCGCCTCCAACCTCTCGCTCACATACATGGCTTTGTTGATGTCCCGGGTGAACACTCCTGATGCCAGACCAAACTCTGTGTCGTTCGCCCTCTGTAGAACTCCATCCACGTCCCTGTGGGGAGGCAGCACAATTTAGTGACATAGAAGAGAAATGATGTAGATGTCAACATCTTGTATCTTGTGTGGGGGCCCTGATTCTGAACAGACTTCGAAGGATGTCAAATTATTTAGATGTATCACACACTTTTCAAGAAAGCTTCCCTTTATTTGTTTGCTGCTTAGCCTGCAATCTCCTAGCAACTGGCACACAAACATATTTAACAGTATACATAAAGTATTATTCTGGAAAACTTACCCATCTTTAAACTTGGAGATGACCATGATGGGCCCGAATGACTCCTCTTTGGCAAGGTACATGTGATCCTCTACATCTGTAAACACGGTTGGTTCCATGAAATAGCCTAAAAAACAAGAGAAATGTCGTCAAATGTGGGAAAGGGAACCCACAACTACAAGTCTGAAATGCTAAAACAAACACCCACCAGTAACGGACCAACAACTGTAAATAGTCTGCAGGACAGAGCTACAATGACATATTGACAGATACACAGATAGGAATGTATACAGACAAAGGAATAGACACAATAAAGTGTGTGGACAAATAAGGGAAACAGATTTATCATTAGATAA
This window encodes:
- the LOC121319629 gene encoding uncharacterized protein C12orf45-like; the encoded protein is MKICASRTQPHTLRSLIERLGCCYYACEALVYESMEGCRVMNGGEEKAHKQQKTISKELLSVGNGGGIHDKLLLNSKRSSKNGTSSQTVKVPRSSVLDRLQSFLPQMAQANERLKLQMEESPAGQFDIENIEGNSEKIIEMDVALVEVDDFDSCETEESESEDESSQSEEEYGASDMREDQLKLPGSRVMRKGKIEVLESMNG